In the genome of Deltaproteobacteria bacterium, the window TTAATCTCGACCGTCTCGAACATCGCTCCCGGTCCGGTCGCCGAGCTGGTGCGTCGCTTCGCGGCCGGCGACGTCGCGGGGGCACGCCGGATCCACTACGAGCTCCTGCCGCTCGCGCTCGCGCTCTTCTTCGAGACCAACCCGATTCCGGTGAAGACGGCGCTGGCGATCCTGGGCCGCATCCCGAGCGCGGTGCTGCGCCTGCCGCTCACGGAGATGGCGAAGAAGAACCGCGACCGCCTCGAGGCCGCGCTGGCCGAGCTGCCGCGCGCATGATCCGGGTGCTCGTCGTCGGCGCGGGCGGGCGCATGGGCGCGACGCTCGTGCGCCAGATCGGCGCGTCCGCCGCTATGCGTCTTTCCGCGGCGCTCGACCGGGCCGCCCACCCGGCGCTCGGAGAGGAGATCGCGCCGGGCGTCGCGCTCGGCGCCGACCTTCGAGCCGCTTGTGTGCTCGCCGACGTCGCGATCGATTTCTCGTCGCCGGAATCGACCGCGGCGCTGGTCGACGAGGCCGAGGCGAGGGGCGTTCCGCTGGTGATCGGAACCACCGGACTCGACGCGTCCGCGGAGGGCCGGATCGAGCGCGCCGCCGGACGGCTCGCGATCGTGCGCACGGCGAACTTCTCGATCGGCGCCACGGTCCTGCTCGAGCTCGTCGCCGAGGCCGCGCGCAGGCTCGAGG includes:
- a CDS encoding 4-hydroxy-tetrahydrodipicolinate reductase, translating into MIRVLVVGAGGRMGATLVRQIGASAAMRLSAALDRAAHPALGEEIAPGVALGADLRAACVLADVAIDFSSPESTAALVDEAEARGVPLVIGTTGLDASAEGRIERAAGRLAIVRTANFSIGATVLLELVAEAARRLEGYEIEVLEMHHDQKRDAPSGTALSLAGAAAAARGQTLAHSAVYARHGLTGVRDPKSIGIQALRLGDSVGEHTVYFAGPGERVELAHRALSRENFAAGALRAARWLVGRGPGLYTMRDVLRPT
- a CDS encoding 4-hydroxy-tetrahydrodipicolinate synthase (catalyzes the formation of dihydrodipicolinate from L-aspartate 4-semialdehyde and pyruvate in lysine and diaminopimelate biosynthesis), producing LISTVSNIAPGPVAELVRRFAAGDVAGARRIHYELLPLALALFFETNPIPVKTALAILGRIPSAVLRLPLTEMAKKNRDRLEAALAELPRA